One window from the genome of Methyloradius palustris encodes:
- the pgsA gene encoding CDP-diacylglycerol--glycerol-3-phosphate 3-phosphatidyltransferase yields MLWNIPNSLTVLRIFLIPVFVGIFYLPASVIEPHWINFSATLVFALAAITDWLDGYLARRLNQTSAFGAFLDPVADKLMVAAALIVLVELGRTGAITALIIIGREIAISALREWMAGTGDKGSVAVATIGKVKTALQMLAILFLLYSDPVANINIYLIGKVLIVIAAFLTLLSMAYYLKAAWPRINLK; encoded by the coding sequence CTGTATTCGTGGGGATTTTCTACCTGCCAGCCAGCGTGATTGAGCCGCATTGGATCAATTTTTCGGCAACATTAGTCTTTGCCCTTGCTGCGATTACTGATTGGCTTGATGGTTATCTTGCGCGCAGGCTTAACCAAACCTCTGCTTTCGGTGCTTTTCTTGACCCCGTGGCTGACAAATTGATGGTGGCTGCTGCATTGATTGTATTGGTTGAGCTTGGACGTACTGGCGCGATTACCGCCCTCATCATCATCGGCCGTGAAATTGCCATCAGCGCACTGCGTGAATGGATGGCAGGTACGGGTGATAAAGGTAGCGTAGCTGTCGCGACAATAGGTAAAGTGAAAACGGCGTTGCAGATGCTGGCGATATTGTTTTTGCTATATTCCGACCCAGTTGCCAATATAAATATTTATTTAATTGGTAAAGTGCTGATAGTGATTGCGGCATTTTTAACATTGCTGTCAATGGCTTACTATCTTAAAGCCGCCTGGCCGCGCATCAACCTGAAATAA
- a CDS encoding SLATT domain-containing protein: protein MGENRFDKFVEWIFSKAPYELSAIDAADKFHKSMRTTAKCCYIASVRLQRQAKLSYFTAGFLTVGLILIPLIQNSNFQIAFAPSVLHMMQIFLGTAVLVYLVMIALSKCDVRARQFQECEAKIKALIQAFNKERSLGFEPLTPARLDEFQAHYVAILAELESHHPNDYRFATLEMFRDYYITGLPRLKLYASAHIIRTFVFIIPIVLMLIEVIFIADMLGATQVITPHLGAKVIDTRLSHALSELPADAP from the coding sequence ATGGGTGAAAATCGTTTTGATAAGTTCGTGGAATGGATTTTCTCCAAGGCGCCTTATGAGCTCAGCGCTATCGATGCTGCTGACAAATTTCACAAAAGCATGCGCACTACGGCCAAGTGTTGTTATATCGCTTCTGTGCGATTGCAGCGTCAGGCAAAACTCTCGTATTTCACTGCTGGGTTTCTTACCGTTGGCTTAATACTGATTCCCCTTATCCAGAATTCAAATTTCCAGATTGCCTTTGCGCCTAGTGTGCTGCATATGATGCAAATCTTTCTGGGCACTGCTGTTCTGGTCTATCTAGTGATGATTGCTTTGTCTAAATGTGATGTAAGGGCGAGGCAGTTTCAAGAATGTGAAGCCAAGATCAAAGCGTTGATTCAAGCGTTTAATAAAGAGCGTTCTTTGGGCTTTGAGCCTTTAACGCCAGCGCGGCTTGATGAGTTTCAGGCGCACTATGTTGCGATATTGGCTGAGCTTGAGAGCCATCACCCTAATGACTATCGATTCGCTACCTTAGAGATGTTTCGCGATTACTACATTACAGGCCTGCCAAGGCTGAAGCTCTATGCTAGCGCCCATATCATCAGGACTTTTGTCTTTATTATTCCTATTGTGTTGATGCTGATAGAAGTTATTTTTATCGCGGATATGCTGGGTGCAACGCAGGTGATTACGCCACATCTGGGCGCTAAAGTAATAGATACCAGGTTGAGCCACGCATTAAGTGAACTGCCTGCTGACGCACCTTAA
- a CDS encoding COG4705 family protein, with protein MTNQEALSKVPEVTLIFWIVKILATTLGETGGDAVSMSMDLGYLVSTGIFAVIFAIAVTAQVSAKKFHVFLYWLTIIATTTVGTTLADCATRSLGIGYAGGTAILFTLLIASLLIWYRTLGTIAVSSISSRQSEIFYWVTIMFSQTLGTALGDWTADTAGLGYVGGAMVFSAMLVAIAAAYYWTTISRTALFWAAFILTRPLGAVVGDFLDKPLSKGGLELSRYSASIALLVVIVACILLIPQKAAKQAH; from the coding sequence ATGACAAACCAAGAAGCATTAAGCAAAGTACCAGAGGTCACGCTGATTTTCTGGATAGTGAAAATACTGGCGACTACCCTTGGTGAAACTGGTGGTGATGCAGTCTCGATGTCTATGGATCTTGGCTATCTGGTAAGCACTGGCATATTTGCAGTCATTTTTGCCATTGCAGTCACTGCCCAGGTTTCGGCCAAGAAATTCCATGTATTTCTTTATTGGCTAACGATTATTGCCACCACCACTGTGGGCACAACCCTGGCAGACTGTGCCACGCGCTCACTGGGCATTGGCTATGCTGGCGGCACCGCTATTTTGTTTACGCTACTCATAGCTTCCCTGCTGATTTGGTATAGAACATTAGGCACAATCGCCGTCAGCAGCATCAGCTCTCGTCAGTCTGAGATATTTTACTGGGTCACCATCATGTTCTCACAGACACTGGGCACTGCGTTGGGGGATTGGACAGCCGACACCGCTGGCTTGGGCTACGTTGGTGGGGCAATGGTGTTTAGTGCGATGTTAGTGGCTATTGCAGCCGCCTATTACTGGACAACTATTTCACGCACAGCACTCTTCTGGGCTGCCTTTATTCTCACTCGCCCACTTGGCGCAGTGGTTGGCGATTTTCTTGATAAGCCGCTCAGCAAAGGTGGTTTAGAGTTAAGTCGCTACTCAGCTTCTATCGCGCTATTAGTAGTGATCGTTGCCTGCATATTGCTCATTCCGCAAAAAGCCGCCAAGCAAGCGCATTAA
- a CDS encoding YqaE/Pmp3 family membrane protein, with product MRLLLAILLPWFQFFTIGRPFAGIICLILQITLIGWIPAAIWSVYALSQYKTDQKIEKALGGK from the coding sequence ATGCGTCTTTTACTTGCCATCCTGCTCCCCTGGTTTCAATTTTTCACCATTGGCCGCCCCTTCGCTGGCATCATCTGCCTGATTTTACAGATTACATTGATAGGCTGGATTCCCGCTGCAATATGGTCTGTGTATGCGCTCAGCCAATATAAAACCGACCAAAAGATTGAAAAAGCGCTTGGCGGAAAATAG
- a CDS encoding bifunctional diguanylate cyclase/phosphodiesterase → MQFNSLKKRITFVFLTLILVIQFIGFIAIRHSIGTNARASINEQLQVGEQIFHNLLDQNAESLSLSARILASDYGFRQAVSSKDIETINSALANHQSRINANIAMFFNNDGEQVASAGEDAMNEDNSKISQLLMNARSQGDANEIVVLNNRPYQLVVVPVKAPVVIGWVVMGFVIDNNLAMRLRNLTLLDVSFLIKDKDDVWRSETSTLGRSSLLDLTQSMPRALPSNSMNTEIEVSESTYGSRIVNIFAHGDQSMVAVLQRSISEATEPYRALQFKLLILTILGAIVFVIGSLITSKRITQPLTELAKSAEKLEQGDYSTVVEVKRKDEIGNLGRALNRMREAIAIREQHITKLAYWDELTDLPNRASFIQSIAQAIAEGANTNKPLSVLVMDLNRFKQINNVIGHRAGDQLLKKIAERLKANMHATHYLVARFGGDEFSILLPNTSAEAALETAKSILQLLEKPIEVNDQSIDLSAGIGVASYPEHADTAELLLSRAEMAMYATKSSGAGALIYDSNHDVSSQQSLTFASELKSAVETNQLALYLQPKIDLGTGHVIGAEALIRWNHPQKGLIYPDSFIPFAEQSGNINKISMWMLAEVARFSGEWQHEHHLPAPVIAINLSARDLVDHLLPNKIQEMLTANKLSNHAISLEITESSIMDDPKRALNTLNVLSDMGLKLSIDDFGTGYSSLSYLKNLPVSELKIDKSFVLNMENDKADVNIIRSTVDLGHNLGLKVVAEGIENQNVWTALEGLGCDFGQGYFISKPMPADQFGKWLESWTATNKKSKDLYKKMK, encoded by the coding sequence ATGCAATTCAATAGCTTAAAAAAGCGGATTACTTTTGTTTTTCTCACTTTGATTCTGGTGATTCAATTCATCGGCTTCATCGCTATTCGTCATAGCATAGGCACCAACGCGCGCGCATCGATCAACGAGCAATTGCAGGTAGGTGAGCAGATTTTCCATAATTTGCTGGATCAAAATGCAGAAAGCCTGAGCCTGAGTGCACGTATTCTGGCCTCTGATTATGGTTTCAGGCAGGCTGTGAGCAGTAAAGATATTGAAACCATCAACTCTGCCTTGGCTAACCATCAATCCCGCATCAATGCCAATATCGCCATGTTTTTTAATAATGATGGGGAGCAAGTGGCCTCAGCTGGCGAAGATGCTATGAATGAGGATAACAGCAAGATTTCACAGCTCCTCATGAATGCTCGCTCACAGGGCGATGCCAATGAAATCGTCGTGCTCAACAACCGCCCGTACCAATTGGTGGTTGTGCCAGTCAAAGCACCAGTAGTCATCGGCTGGGTGGTCATGGGCTTTGTGATTGATAACAATCTGGCCATGCGTTTACGCAATTTGACACTGCTGGATGTGTCTTTCCTGATTAAAGATAAGGACGATGTCTGGCGGTCAGAAACCTCAACGCTGGGCAGGTCATCCTTGCTTGATCTCACCCAGAGCATGCCCCGCGCGCTGCCGAGCAACTCGATGAACACCGAAATTGAAGTCAGTGAATCCACTTACGGCAGCCGTATTGTAAATATATTCGCGCATGGTGACCAATCAATGGTGGCCGTTTTACAACGCTCTATTAGTGAAGCAACCGAGCCTTACCGGGCACTGCAATTTAAACTGCTGATATTGACCATACTCGGCGCGATAGTCTTTGTGATTGGCAGTTTGATCACGTCAAAACGCATTACCCAACCGCTCACTGAGCTGGCAAAAAGTGCAGAGAAATTGGAGCAAGGTGATTACTCCACAGTGGTAGAAGTTAAACGGAAAGATGAAATAGGTAATCTGGGGCGTGCACTAAACCGCATGCGCGAGGCGATTGCGATACGTGAGCAGCACATCACAAAACTTGCGTATTGGGATGAGCTAACAGATTTACCTAATCGCGCGTCATTCATTCAATCGATTGCACAAGCCATCGCCGAAGGTGCAAATACCAATAAACCTTTATCTGTTCTGGTCATGGACTTGAACAGATTCAAACAGATCAATAACGTCATCGGGCATAGAGCTGGCGACCAACTGCTGAAAAAAATTGCCGAAAGATTAAAAGCCAACATGCATGCCACGCATTACCTGGTGGCCAGATTTGGTGGCGATGAGTTTTCAATATTGTTGCCAAACACCAGCGCTGAAGCAGCCTTAGAAACTGCAAAGAGCATTTTGCAATTGCTGGAAAAACCCATTGAGGTGAACGACCAATCCATTGATTTAAGTGCAGGCATAGGCGTTGCCAGCTACCCTGAGCATGCAGACACTGCTGAATTGCTGTTGAGCCGCGCTGAAATGGCGATGTATGCCACTAAGTCTAGCGGCGCAGGTGCTTTGATCTACGATAGCAACCATGATGTAAGCAGCCAGCAAAGCCTGACTTTTGCCAGCGAGCTCAAATCAGCCGTAGAGACCAATCAACTGGCGCTTTACCTGCAACCAAAAATCGACTTAGGCACAGGCCACGTAATTGGCGCAGAAGCTTTGATTAGATGGAATCACCCGCAAAAAGGCCTGATTTACCCTGATAGCTTCATCCCCTTTGCAGAACAAAGCGGCAATATCAATAAAATCAGTATGTGGATGCTGGCTGAAGTCGCCAGATTCAGTGGCGAATGGCAGCATGAGCACCATCTGCCCGCGCCTGTTATTGCCATCAACCTGTCAGCGCGCGATCTGGTTGATCACTTGCTACCTAATAAAATCCAGGAAATGTTGACGGCAAATAAGCTGTCCAACCACGCCATCTCGCTCGAGATCACAGAGAGCAGCATTATGGACGACCCCAAGCGCGCATTGAATACACTCAATGTGCTTTCGGATATGGGGCTCAAATTATCCATTGATGACTTTGGTACAGGCTATTCATCTCTCAGCTACCTGAAAAACCTGCCCGTCAGCGAGCTAAAAATCGATAAATCTTTCGTGCTCAATATGGAGAATGATAAAGCCGATGTGAACATCATCCGTTCTACAGTTGACCTCGGGCATAACCTTGGCTTGAAAGTCGTCGCTGAGGGTATAGAAAACCAGAATGTATGGACGGCGTTAGAAGGCTTGGGTTGTGACTTTGGCCAAGGATATTTCATCAGCAAACCCATGCCTGCCGATCAATTCGGTAAATGGCTTGAAAGCTGGACGGCCACCAATAAAAAATCCAAGGATTTATATAAAAAGATGAAATGA
- a CDS encoding methylamine utilization protein, giving the protein MNKPTNHYFMIEPRGAFGLICTLGILLASSLSCAGEINVTVTDMAGNPLQDAVVYAEPANKQTATPAATAMIAQKGRRFIPLVTVVQTGASVTFPNNDTVRHHVYSFSPAKTFELKLYAGVPAAPVTFDKAGIAVLGCNIHDQMIAYVNIVDTPYFTKTDVNGKAKLADLPNGSYQLKTWHYAVAKENYTDMQTISVKGSEQAAVKLEIQANALIISK; this is encoded by the coding sequence ATGAACAAGCCCACAAACCACTATTTCATGATTGAGCCCCGAGGAGCCTTTGGGCTCATCTGCACGTTAGGGATATTGCTGGCAAGTAGCCTATCTTGCGCAGGCGAAATCAACGTTACGGTCACGGACATGGCTGGCAACCCACTGCAAGATGCTGTGGTATATGCCGAGCCAGCCAATAAACAAACTGCCACACCAGCCGCGACTGCAATGATTGCGCAAAAAGGTCGTAGATTCATCCCGCTAGTCACGGTGGTTCAAACAGGCGCCAGTGTTACTTTCCCTAATAACGATACGGTAAGGCACCATGTGTATTCATTCTCCCCTGCCAAAACATTTGAGCTCAAGCTATATGCAGGGGTGCCCGCAGCGCCAGTGACCTTTGATAAAGCGGGCATTGCCGTACTTGGCTGCAACATCCATGACCAGATGATTGCCTATGTGAATATTGTCGATACGCCTTATTTCACGAAAACGGATGTGAATGGCAAAGCGAAATTGGCAGATTTACCTAATGGCAGTTATCAACTTAAAACATGGCATTACGCAGTCGCCAAAGAAAATTATACGGATATGCAAACCATCAGCGTTAAAGGCTCCGAGCAGGCTGCCGTTAAGCTAGAGATACAAGCCAATGCACTCATCATCAGCAAATAA
- a CDS encoding group I truncated hemoglobin produces MLVNKTISKLFLASTLLMTIAWMQGCASQPPQTSLFERMGGLPVITVVVDETINQVSTDPKTKRSFEGIKLKTLKQSIVNQLCVISGGPCTYDGETMKKAHSQSGITQAEFELMVEDLRESLNRHVGTREKNEMLKLLAPMKRDIVTGPTPATGDTIKP; encoded by the coding sequence ATGTTGGTTAATAAAACAATATCCAAGCTATTTTTAGCTTCAACGTTACTGATGACAATTGCATGGATGCAAGGTTGCGCAAGCCAGCCACCCCAAACCTCTCTTTTTGAACGCATGGGTGGATTACCTGTCATTACGGTGGTCGTAGATGAGACGATTAACCAAGTATCCACAGACCCAAAAACCAAGCGCTCGTTTGAAGGCATCAAGCTCAAAACCCTGAAGCAAAGCATTGTGAATCAGCTTTGTGTGATTAGCGGTGGGCCTTGCACTTACGATGGCGAGACGATGAAAAAAGCCCATTCGCAATCAGGCATTACCCAAGCAGAGTTTGAGCTGATGGTAGAAGATTTACGTGAATCATTAAACCGCCATGTTGGCACACGCGAGAAAAATGAAATGCTGAAACTATTAGCCCCAATGAAGCGTGACATTGTGACAGGGCCTACCCCAGCGACTGGCGACACAATCAAACCTTAA
- a CDS encoding DUF3034 family protein, whose protein sequence is MVKFFTNYITPILVVLCGLFITSTSQAGDRLLATGGVTQIEGAAGGGLVPWALISGYATQDQIGGSAFFTKARTDGGFDLQSGGVSVGFNNRVEISASQMRFGLSNTVPGQHINLTTLGAKVRLFGDAVYDQDNWIPQVSAGIQFKHNEDFNSVPKAIGAVKADGVDGYIAATKLFLGAVYGRNLLVNGTLQATKANQFGLLGFGGDKNDDYLLEPAGSIALMLTDKVFLGAEYRAKPDNLSAFKEQDAKDIFVAWFPNKYLGITTAYVDLGNIANKPDQTAWYISGQISY, encoded by the coding sequence ATGGTCAAGTTTTTTACAAATTACATTACTCCAATATTGGTCGTACTTTGTGGCTTATTCATTACATCTACGTCCCAAGCGGGAGACAGGCTGCTTGCGACAGGCGGCGTCACGCAAATTGAAGGCGCAGCTGGGGGCGGTCTTGTTCCTTGGGCACTCATTTCTGGTTATGCGACACAAGACCAAATTGGTGGCTCAGCCTTTTTTACTAAAGCCAGAACAGACGGCGGTTTTGATTTACAGAGTGGTGGAGTGAGTGTGGGTTTCAACAACCGCGTTGAAATTTCGGCAAGCCAGATGCGCTTTGGCTTGAGTAATACCGTGCCAGGTCAGCATATCAATTTGACTACGCTAGGTGCAAAAGTCAGGCTATTTGGTGATGCTGTTTATGATCAAGATAATTGGATTCCCCAAGTCTCAGCAGGTATTCAATTCAAACATAATGAAGACTTTAATTCAGTACCCAAAGCCATAGGTGCAGTAAAAGCAGATGGTGTTGATGGTTATATTGCGGCTACCAAACTGTTTTTAGGCGCAGTGTATGGCAGAAATTTATTAGTCAACGGCACCCTGCAAGCGACTAAAGCTAACCAGTTTGGCTTGCTAGGTTTTGGCGGTGACAAAAATGATGATTATCTGCTGGAGCCTGCTGGTTCGATTGCATTAATGCTGACCGACAAAGTGTTTCTAGGCGCTGAATATCGCGCCAAGCCAGATAACCTCAGTGCATTCAAAGAGCAAGACGCCAAAGATATTTTTGTGGCTTGGTTCCCTAATAAATATCTAGGTATTACTACTGCCTATGTTGATCTAGGCAACATCGCCAACAAACCAGACCAAACGGCTTGGTATATATCAGGCCAGATTTCTTACTAA
- a CDS encoding cold shock and DUF1294 domain-containing protein — protein MRLQGRVTHWNDDKGFGFVYPIGGGQKAFVHIKAFSQSSYRPVDGDLISYDLSSDQKGRYVAKDVRFAGGDAKLTRAYKLKPFGTIFVSMFFISLAIATMVFHLPLTLIGLYLVTSIVTYIVYAIDKSAAQDGRRRTPESTLHLLSFVGGWPGALLAQKKLHHKSRKMEFQVGYWLTVIANCWGLGWMLTTKAGYDFLGYIAKMIP, from the coding sequence ATGCGCTTACAAGGGAGGGTTACCCACTGGAATGACGACAAGGGATTTGGCTTTGTATATCCCATTGGCGGTGGGCAAAAAGCATTTGTTCATATAAAAGCATTCTCACAAAGTTCATACAGGCCTGTGGATGGCGACTTGATTTCGTATGATCTATCTAGCGATCAAAAAGGTCGTTACGTTGCAAAAGATGTTCGGTTCGCTGGTGGGGATGCGAAGCTGACTCGCGCTTATAAGTTAAAGCCCTTTGGAACCATATTTGTCTCTATGTTCTTTATTTCACTGGCCATAGCAACGATGGTATTTCACCTTCCACTTACCTTGATTGGACTTTATCTCGTTACAAGTATCGTCACTTATATTGTTTACGCAATAGACAAATCAGCTGCGCAAGATGGCAGAAGAAGAACTCCCGAAAGCACTTTGCATTTATTGAGTTTTGTTGGAGGTTGGCCTGGCGCTCTTCTTGCACAAAAGAAGCTACACCACAAATCTAGGAAGATGGAATTCCAAGTCGGCTATTGGCTTACTGTCATTGCCAACTGTTGGGGTTTGGGCTGGATGCTGACAACAAAAGCTGGTTATGACTTTCTAGGATATATTGCCAAAATGATCCCGTAA
- a CDS encoding antibiotic biosynthesis monooxygenase: MPHVLIIHEVESYQPWKLVFDRAADIRKRAGEISYQLLADQDDANNIIHFSEWNSLDNAKRFFESPELVKIREEAGVKMPAFLYLQEIEHGVL; the protein is encoded by the coding sequence ATGCCACACGTTTTAATCATTCATGAAGTCGAGTCATATCAGCCATGGAAGCTGGTTTTTGACCGAGCCGCGGACATTAGAAAGCGCGCAGGAGAAATTAGTTATCAATTGCTGGCAGATCAGGATGATGCAAACAATATTATTCACTTTTCTGAATGGAATTCGCTTGATAACGCTAAGCGTTTTTTCGAGTCTCCAGAGCTGGTGAAAATAAGGGAAGAAGCTGGCGTAAAGATGCCAGCTTTTCTTTATTTACAAGAGATAGAGCATGGAGTGCTCTAA
- a CDS encoding PEP-CTERM sorting domain-containing protein encodes MNNQLASPNTNNNLAVITQHISQLLAVGFMLFAAMTSTANASTTVSWPDPATDREAYSSYTNVTESGATSAYNWGVLSIWDISALGGQTFSFCLQKGIGGGWDTSFAVTAGLSSAGFSASRIEAIDLLVSNTMPTFLGLRDTYLSTLSTYGTADKTAANNYALAIQLAVWEIAEETSTTLSLSSGSGSFYLPGASASFPYNNAAAESLAIGFINNITSGTWTATGAYQLKYADSLYKQDQLLLTSAVPEPSNLAMLLLGFAAIGFVTRHKKSSSVKLEQA; translated from the coding sequence ATGAATAATCAGCTGGCTAGCCCAAACACTAACAATAATCTAGCAGTCATCACGCAGCATATTTCCCAATTATTAGCTGTAGGCTTCATGCTGTTTGCAGCGATGACATCCACAGCAAACGCATCCACCACGGTTAGCTGGCCTGACCCAGCTACCGACCGCGAGGCCTATTCAAGTTACACCAACGTCACAGAGAGCGGAGCCACAAGCGCTTACAACTGGGGCGTACTCAGTATTTGGGATATTTCTGCACTTGGCGGTCAAACTTTCAGTTTTTGTCTGCAAAAAGGCATCGGCGGTGGTTGGGATACCAGCTTTGCAGTCACGGCAGGTTTATCCAGCGCTGGATTTAGCGCAAGTCGTATAGAAGCTATAGACCTGCTCGTGAGCAACACAATGCCCACATTTCTCGGCCTGCGTGATACCTATCTGAGCACCTTGAGTACGTATGGCACAGCTGACAAAACCGCCGCTAACAACTATGCCTTAGCCATTCAACTAGCAGTATGGGAAATTGCAGAAGAAACCTCAACCACGCTCAGCCTCTCTAGTGGCAGCGGCTCATTTTATCTACCAGGCGCATCCGCCTCATTCCCATACAACAATGCAGCAGCAGAGAGCCTTGCCATCGGCTTCATCAACAACATCACATCAGGTACTTGGACGGCTACTGGCGCTTATCAGTTGAAATATGCTGACTCTTTATATAAACAAGACCAGCTCTTACTAACATCAGCCGTACCTGAGCCGAGTAACCTAGCAATGCTGCTGCTTGGCTTTGCTGCTATCGGTTTTGTTACAAGACATAAAAAATCGAGTTCTGTGAAGTTAGAACAAGCTTAG
- a CDS encoding helicase-related protein, whose amino-acid sequence MSQHKPLTKAQKAAAILRLQDYLSTFPLARSLKRKIHFNLGPTNSGKTHEALEVLARAASGVYLAPLRLLAMEIRDRLMDAGVPCNLITGEERNIIPGAQHTACTVEMLNSSHQVEVAIIDEIQMLQDESRGYAWTAALVGAPANDVFVCGSNAVTEPCLRLIDSLGEDYDITYMERKTPLILETEGLSGAHYNRQRLRKHLRKGDAVIAFTRKDVLTLSARFRLWGFGVASIYGALSPEVRRTEARRFSSGEADILVATDAIGMGLNLPIRRVVFSAIDKFDGVASRMLNATEVRQIAGRAGRYGIYPTGYVSTFENDELVHIEHMLSTSDIATLTKLPISLNPFHVETLSHMLNTERIGELLEFFASSIAIDSPLFQIAGMQGQVAQGHLIEAHAPDLSLEDKFRFACAPVSLDKTHERDYFVSCLTSYAQGKQMHLPAETYWLDSTSPQHLEQAEDLSKDLSLYAWLAFKYPDIFNQSHLLPALRDRVSRYIERALLRQAGFNDTSKELMYYSERR is encoded by the coding sequence ATGTCACAACACAAACCACTGACCAAAGCACAAAAAGCCGCTGCCATTCTCAGGCTGCAAGATTACCTGTCGACCTTTCCACTTGCCCGCTCGCTCAAGCGTAAGATTCATTTCAATTTAGGGCCTACCAATTCAGGTAAAACGCATGAGGCGCTGGAGGTGTTGGCTCGCGCAGCTTCTGGTGTTTACCTTGCGCCATTACGTTTATTGGCGATGGAGATTCGTGATCGTTTGATGGATGCAGGCGTGCCTTGCAACCTGATCACGGGCGAAGAGCGCAATATCATCCCCGGTGCCCAGCACACAGCTTGTACAGTGGAGATGCTGAACTCTAGTCATCAGGTAGAAGTGGCGATTATTGATGAAATCCAGATGCTGCAGGATGAAAGCCGTGGCTACGCATGGACAGCTGCGCTGGTTGGCGCGCCAGCAAATGATGTGTTTGTCTGTGGTTCAAACGCAGTCACCGAGCCTTGCTTAAGGTTGATAGATTCGCTAGGTGAGGACTATGACATCACCTACATGGAGCGTAAAACACCACTGATATTGGAAACCGAGGGATTGAGCGGTGCACATTACAATCGGCAACGCTTGAGAAAACACTTACGTAAAGGCGATGCCGTGATTGCCTTTACGCGTAAAGATGTACTTACCTTAAGTGCCAGATTCAGGCTGTGGGGCTTTGGCGTTGCGAGTATTTATGGTGCGTTATCGCCTGAAGTGCGGCGTACGGAAGCCCGCAGATTCAGTAGTGGAGAGGCTGATATATTGGTAGCGACTGATGCTATCGGCATGGGGCTGAATTTGCCGATACGCCGCGTGGTATTTTCAGCGATTGATAAGTTCGATGGCGTTGCCAGCCGCATGCTGAATGCGACTGAGGTGCGCCAGATCGCAGGCCGAGCAGGGCGCTATGGCATTTACCCTACAGGCTATGTCAGCACGTTTGAGAATGATGAGCTGGTGCATATTGAACACATGCTGAGCACTTCGGATATTGCCACATTGACTAAGTTACCGATTTCGCTGAATCCATTTCACGTAGAAACCTTGTCGCACATGCTCAATACCGAGCGTATAGGCGAATTGCTGGAGTTTTTTGCCAGCAGTATTGCTATAGATAGCCCGCTATTCCAGATTGCAGGTATGCAAGGGCAGGTGGCACAAGGTCATTTAATTGAGGCACATGCGCCTGATCTCAGCCTTGAGGATAAATTCAGGTTTGCTTGCGCGCCAGTCTCTTTGGATAAAACACATGAGCGCGATTACTTCGTGAGTTGCCTCACCAGTTACGCGCAAGGTAAACAAATGCATTTGCCAGCAGAAACCTACTGGCTTGATTCAACCAGCCCGCAACATCTTGAGCAGGCCGAAGACTTGAGTAAAGATTTAAGTCTCTATGCATGGCTGGCGTTCAAGTACCCTGATATTTTTAACCAGAGCCATTTATTGCCTGCACTTCGTGACAGAGTGAGCCGTTATATTGAGCGTGCATTGCTCAGGCAAGCTGGCTTTAACGACACATCAAAAGAGCTTATGTACTACTCTGAAAGAAGATAG
- a CDS encoding DUF2934 domain-containing protein gives MEKRKSERVSRKSKPSEHPLPWGYEVEMQRKIETEAYLMAEKDGFRNHPHHYWVAAERDFGCCAP, from the coding sequence ATGGAAAAACGTAAATCAGAAAGAGTATCCAGGAAAAGCAAACCGTCAGAGCATCCCTTACCTTGGGGGTACGAGGTAGAAATGCAGCGAAAAATAGAAACTGAAGCCTATTTAATGGCCGAGAAAGATGGATTTAGAAACCATCCACATCATTATTGGGTGGCTGCGGAACGGGATTTTGGTTGTTGCGCACCTTAA